In Fusarium musae strain F31 chromosome 7, whole genome shotgun sequence, a single window of DNA contains:
- a CDS encoding hypothetical protein (EggNog:ENOG41) — protein sequence MASRLSLGGFLAKARAALTAPTAQRKGPLTFVVGNESADLDSLCSALVYAYMRTHTPPHTLHIPLSNLPRDDLALRTEMSAVLKHAGLTLKDLLTLSELPDLNPEETHWLLVDHNSLTGPLKKFSDHVTGCVDHHADENVIGKDAEPRVVEPCGSCMSLVVDETRKTWEAISRLDPEDGDTATENDKLTRLALAPIISDTINLTAKEKVREKDLKAVEFLEGRMHKPFNRTTYFDEISAVKEDISDLSFRDILRKDYKEWDGSGLKLGISCVVQDFNYLVDKAGASEPLIDAFEDWAKERELDVASIMTTSHPNGEFQRHLLIQGMTDQGREAVDRFVQAGDKLKLETWKEGELDHHGHKRFAWRQKELAASRKQVAPLLREALKKS from the exons ATGGCTTCGAGACTGTCGTTGGGCGGCTTTCTGGCCAAAGCGAGAGCTGCTTTGACAGCTCCAACGGCGCAACGAAAGGGACCTCTTACTTTTGTTGTAGGGAATGAATCAGCTG ACCTCGATTCACTCTGCTCAGCTCTCGTCTACGCTTATATGCGCACTCATACCCCTCCTCATACCCTACACATTCCCCTCTCAAACCTGCCCCGTGATGACCTCGCTCTTCGCACCGAGATGTCAGCAGTTCTCAAACACGCTGGACTCACTCTTAAAGATCTCCTAACTCTATCTGAACTTCCAGACCTGAACCCTGAGGAGACACactggttgttggttgatcaTAACTCCCTCACAGGTCCACTTAAGAAGTTTTCGGACCATGTTACTGGTTGTGTTGATCACCATGCCGATGAGAACGTTATTGGCAAGGATGCAGAACCAAGAGTCGTTGAACCCTGTGGAAGTTGTATGAGTTTGGTGGTGGATGAGACGAGGAAGACTTGGGAGGCAATTTCGCGCCTGGATCCTGAGGATGGCGATACGGCTACGGAGAACGACAAACTCACTAGACTCGCGCTTGCTCCTATTATATCCGACACGATAAACCTCACGGCCAAGGAAAAGGTTCGAGAGAAGGACTTGAAGGCGGTTGAATTCCTAGAAGGGCGCATGCACAAACCCTTCAACCGCACAACCTATTTTGACGAAATCTCCGCTGTGAAGGAGGATATTTCTGATCTGAGCTTCCGCGACATTCTGCGCAAAGACTACAAAGAATGGGATGGTTCAGGCCTAAAGCTTGGAATAAGCTGTGTGGTACAAGACTTCAACTACCTCGTCGACAAAGCCGGTGCTTCAGAACCGCTGATCGATGCCTTTGAGGACTGGGCGAAAGAGCGCGAGCTCGATGTGGCAAGCATAATGACCACGTCCCATCCTAACGGGGAGTTTCAGCGCCACCTGCTTATCCAGGGTATGACCGACCAAGGCCGTGAGGCGGTGGATAGGTTTGTGCAGGCTGGTGATaagctgaagctggagaCGTGGAAGGAGGGAGAGCTGGATCATCATGGGCACAAGAGGTTCGCCTGGAGGCAGAAGGAACTTGCTGCTAGTAGAAAGCAGGTTGCGCCTTTGTTGAGGGAGGCTCTTAAGAAGAGTTGA
- the ATP25 gene encoding ATPase synthesis protein 25 mitochondrial has translation MLTRPAAAALSCRQCQSAIVRAVVSRPATSSFRSLPQTTSRRFPLTTRFYSDVKVRETIIEKESSSPVPPSDALNSELEATEKAEDPEDVPWFLEVEPPRHPENQHAVQLPKIPEGAPEVLEPMVKYIFEDMGLDEISMLDMRDLDPPAALGPNLIMLFATARSERHLHISSGRFVRWLRKNHNISARADGLIGPGELRTKLRRLRKKAKLMGTNTAIIPGGDNGISTGWVCVNFSSNSDNVDEAAKVDDSGRFSGFGAPQTGTTVVIQCMTESRRAELDLESLWQTVLKKSLRENKQARGEKINSPEELDELLASKVQLPKSESAQQWQALQKASQQQRRAYTTSARRLSPEPSNIAHTSPAVLDELVDLQDHSAETTPDLEQVRKRFEHIQLVGLPLSQEQLYQFVQDAMMAPAAEPASGSRLTLVDQILLTAEERGMAIWTDRMFFTLIEGGLSSPSFGQAKLARAQKNLETLMVQKDCQFNNNQTSRLLYAYAKRGDWPRFWDTFRRPSLFKKARNSHVYKIVYEEMARTNNQVFCIENLQWVYDEMINEPQPLPMIGGLYGSLKACIRVADPAAAKLLQSSPGDIQVKSHYGRQRLANRQYLKMLREVEALHTETAAYLVRQRMYKGTNASEELDLNEEE, from the coding sequence ATGCTCACTCGACCTGCGGCTGCGGCATTGAGTTGCCGTCAATGTCAATCCGCTATTGTTCGTGCTGTTGTATCAAGGCCAGCCACAAGCTCTTTTCGCAGCTTGCCACAAACTACTTCACGACGGTTTCCTCTAACGACAAGGTTCTACTCAGATGTTAAAGTGCGCGAGACGATAATCGAAAAAGAGTCTTCGAGCCCGGTTCCTCCAAGCGACGCTCTCAATTCGGAACTTGAGGCTACGGAAAAGGCCGAAGATCCTGAAGATGTTCCTTGGTTCCTTGAAGTCGAACCCCCGCGACACCCAGAGAATCAACATGCGGTCCAATTACCAAAAATACCCGAAGGTGCACCTGAAGTGCTGGAACCTATGGTGAAATACATCTTTGAGGACATGGGATTAGACGAGATTTCTATGCTGGACATGCGCGACCTTGATCCTCCAGCTGCTCTTGGTCCCAACTTGATCATGCTTTTTGCGACAGCTCGAAGTGAACGACATCTTCACATTTCCTCCGGTCGTTTTGTACGATGGCTTCGAAAAAATCACAACATTTCTGCTAGAGCTGATGGGTTGATTGGACCTGGTGAACTAAGGACGAAACTTCGTCGACTCAGAAAAAAGGCAAAGCTGATGGGTACCAATACTGCTATTATTCCTGGTGGTGACAACGGTATCTCGACAGGATGGGTCTGCGTAAACTTTTCCTCCAATAGCGATAACGTCGATGAAGCTGCCAAGGTGGATGATAGTGGCCGCTTCTCTGGTTTCGGTGCTCCCCAAACAGGCACCACAGTGGTCATCCAATGTATGACGGAATCCCGGCGTGCAGAGCTTGACCTCGAGAGTCTGTGGCAGACTGTTCTAAAGAAGAGTTTGCGAGAAAATAAGCAAGCTCGCGGTGAAAAGATCAACAGCCctgaagagcttgatgaacTTCTGGCCAGCAAAGTCCAGCTCCCCAAGTCAGAATCTGCTCAACAATGGCAGGCCTTACAAAAAGCGTCCCAACAACAACGACGTGCCTACACCACGAGTGCCCGACGGCTTTCACCAGAGCCTTCAAATATTGCCCACACTTCTCCCGCCGTACTAGATGAACTCGTTGACCTCCAAGACCACTCAGCGGAAACGACCCCGGATCTGGAACAGGTCCGTAAGCGCTTTGAGCACATTCAGCTGGTTGGATTGCCCCTTTCTCAGGAGCAACTCTATCAATTCGTCCAAGATGCTATGATGGCGCCTGCAGCTGAGCCTGCTTCCGGGTCACGGCTCACTCTTGTCGATCAGATCCTACTGACGGCCGAGGAGCGAGGCATGGCCATCTGGACTGATAGAATGTTCTTCACGCTTATCGAGGGGGGCCTGTCATCGCCGTCATTCGGACAAGCTAAGCTTGCGCGTGCTCAGAAGAACCTCGAAACACTCATGGTACAGAAGGACTGCCAATTTAACAACAATCAAACAAGCAGGTTGCTGTACGCCTACGCGAAACGAGGGGACTGGCCCCGGTTCTGGGATACATTCCGCAGACCATCTCTCTTCAAGAAAGCTAGGAACTCGCATGTCTACAAAATTGTCTACGAAGAGATGGCACGTACCAACAACCAGGTCTTTTGCATCGAGAATCTACAGTGGGTTTatgatgagatgatcaatgagcctcagcctctACCCATGATTGGTGGACTGTACGGTTCGCTCAAGGCGTGCATCAGGGTCGCTGATCCAGCGGCTGCAAAGCTCTTGCAATCGAGCCCTGGTGATATTCAAGTAAAGTCGCACTATGGCAGGCAGAGGTTGGCGAACAGACAGTATCTCAAGATGTTAAGGGAGGTTGAGGCTCTCCATACTGAGACTGCTGCGTACTTGGTTAGGCAGAGAATGTATAAAGGCACGAATGCGTCTGAGGAACTGGATTTGAACGAGGAAGAATAG
- a CDS encoding hypothetical protein (EggNog:ENOG41): MFVRQTRRSLALHRTTALRSIGLPSRSLPSHITATNLGRRCVVSQPYQPRKRRGSESGPGLNHGRNLATAVDDYNFGHSLGALHSQLASSGLQPFQAPPPSYSDLRSLDPTSLLSIPEPVAPRQFGKINNKGVPGEVEEMIPVFDACVRVGKLDRASLVLKRLNLTGLLPGEEMIILHNQYLRASLDQLRTNPDRKQAERLHKWYELQIRNQNIPQTAETIACMLKASLISERGARLERLINRYMSMAPDEAGLRVLSRADILSDQDLGVITEICPTYRVEPGSEEASYVSLASEEEGLELDEGLNEDMAAYASEDYPEVRPTPQRGEGLNALRRNLNLMAELQNVDISKLDPLEQREFQMRLEKDSIDTAIEKWRNAKKKMDKMGINTALSSKAEDKSLADCMQRWLVAMEARLKEEIIKVEESEEKEVKSEEDLERCIYGPILRMADPTRMAAVTILTLLNISALQGVDKGVVIQRLINDVSRVAQDDIQTQLKEKAAKEQRRLRKVQFLAEKKEAIAEPKKRVRRKAIEPIDVKESTEVNASTEVNESTEADASTETTAPARQSIITDAHEPTGAKDPALSSWSMQVRARIGSILLKSLIETAKINVVKEHPISKERISQLQPAFSHMQAPKKGKKVGMLTINPELVDRLKREPMGDFLAKHLPMIAEPRPWTRINEGGFLVSKATLIRVKSGDVEQKLYANAAIKRGDMDQVFKGLDVLGKTPWRVNNPVLDVMVEAWNSGDAIANMPELTPDLEMPPEPTNSDPLLRRAWIRKVKQVENERGALHSQRCYMNLQLEIARAFRKQVIYFPHNMDYRGRAYPIPTYLNHMGADHTRALLKFAEGKRLGRQGLRWLKIHLANLYGFDKASFDEREAFATDNLDNIRESAENPLNGSRWWLKAEDPWQCLATCFELKAAYDLPDPTDFVSNLPVHQDGTCNGLQHYAALGGDTWGAQQVNLMPSDRPADVYSAVANLVKESIEKDANAGSQLGKNCLGKITRKVVKQTVMTNVYGVTFAGAKQQVCKQLDALYPEMYKETGIPNLVTATYIAQHIFSALGTMFRGAHDIQYWLGEIGARVCRALTPAQLDQLQEEKDSKPAPKKTAAGKSKDLDELTSQFRSTVVWTTPLRMPVVQPYRKAITREIRTCLQSISYPTQGQTEPVDRRKQLQGFPPNFIHSLDASHMLLSALKCDELGLKFAAVHDSFWTHAADVDILSGVLRDAFIRIHEEDVVGRLATEFEARYRGSLYLANIPNSSPAAIKIKEFRKTSKLTQREEVLLEHKRNSLLRSGNPWDIEAANKIITPASIVESMPASQEEDPEIKQETEDIGGLGDIPESEGNLSSAVQEAVKSMEPAEDKIAEMSNKLLERLKHTSFETKVIQPKKESKQNWKKVTHFWRPLTFPELPKKGDFDVKQLRESQYFFS, translated from the exons ATGTTCGTTCGACAAACGAGGAGGAGCCTCGCTCTTCACAGGACTACGGCTCTCCGATCAATTGGACTTCCGTCAAGATCTCTACCATCACATATCACAGCAACGAACCTGGGACGAAGATGTGTTGTTTCTCAGCCATACCAGCCCCGCAAGCGCCGAGGCTCAGAGTCTGGCCCTGGTCTCAACCATGGAAGGAATCTCGCGACAGCTGTCGACGATTACAACTTTGGTCACAGCCTTGGTGCTTTACACAGCCAGCTTGCTAGCTCTGGTCTCCAGCCTTTCCAGGCTCCCCCGCCTTCCTACTCCGATCTTCGTTCCCTCGACCCGACGTCTCTATTGTCTATTCCAGAGCCGGTAGCACCTCGACAATttggcaagatcaacaacaagggTGTTCCTGGTGAGGTCGAAGAGATGATCCCAGTCTTTGATGCTTGTGTTCGCGTGGGCAAGCTTGATCGAGCATCTCTGGTTCTGAAGCGACTTAACTTGACTGGTTTACTCCCTGGTGAAGAAATGATCATTTTGCACAATCAATATCTCCGCGCATCCCTGGACCAACTTCGAACGAACCCCGACCGAAAACAAGCCGAACGACTTCACAAGTGGTACGAGCTGCAAATAAGGAACCAGAATATACCACAAACTGCAGAGACAATCGCATGCATGCTCAAGGCCTCACTGATCTCGGAACGTGGAGCCCGCTTGGAACGACTTATCAACCGTTACATGAGCATGGCTCCTGATGAGGCCGGTCTGCGAGTATTGAGCAGAGCCGATATTCTCAGCGACCAGGACCTTGGTGTTATCACTGAAATCTGCCCTACTTACAGAGTCGAGCCCGGATCCGAGGAAGCTAGCTACGTTAGTCTGGCAAGCGAAGAGGAGGGGCTTGAGCTGGACGAGGGCCTCAATGAGGATATGGCGGCGTATGCGAGTGAAGATTATCCCGAGGTCCGTCCGACACCCCAACGAGGAGAGGGCCTGAACGCTTTACGACGAAATCTAAACCTTATGGCCGAACTCCAAAATGTCGATATCTCCAAGCTGGATCCTCTGGAGCAGCGCGAATTCCAAATGCGTTTAGAAAAGGACTCCATCGATACTGCTATTGAGAAATGGCGAAACGcaaaaaagaagatggacaagatGGGTATCAACACAGCTCTGAGTTCAAAGGCCGAGGATAAGAGTCTTGCTGATTGCATGCAACGCTGGCTTGTAGCCATGGAGGCCCGTTTAAAAgaagagatcatcaaggtcgaggaatccgaagaaaaggaagtCAAGTCTGAAGAGGATCTCGAGCGCTGTATCTACGGTCCGATCCTTCGAATGGCAGACCCTACTCGAATGGCTGCAGTGACTATTCTTACTTTGCTCAACATCAGTGCCTTGCAGGGCGTTGACAAGGGTGTGGTCATTCAACGACTTATCAACGACGTTTCTCGGGTAGCCCAGGACGACATTCAGACTCAGTTGAAGGAAAAGGCCGCAAAGGAACAGCGCCGACTCCGCAAGGTCCAGTTTCTAGCAGAGAAAAAAGAGGCCATAGCAGAGCCGAAGAAGCGGGTGCGGAGAAAGGCCATTGAGCCGATAGACGTGAAGGAATCGACTGAAGTGAATGCTTCTACGGAGGTGAATGAGTCTACAGAGGCTGATGCGTCTACTGAGACGACTGCACCGGCCCGGCAAAGTATCATCACTGATGCTCATGAGCCGACTGGAGCAAAAGATCCTGCGCTATCATCATGGTCTATGCAAGTGAGGGCCCGCATTGGATCGATTCTCTTGAAATCTCTCATCGAGACCGCCAAGATTAATGTTGTGAAGGAACACCCTATCTCAAAGGAACGAATCAGCCAACTCCAGCCTGCCTTTTCTCATATGCAGGCTcccaagaagggaaagaaggTCGGCATGTTGACCATCAACCCAGAGCTTGTCGACCGGTTGAAACGGGAACCCATGGGCGATTTCCTTGCTAAGCACCTCCCTATGATTGCCGAACCTAGACCGTGGACTCGCATAAATGAAGGAGGCTTCTTGGTTAGCAAAGCCACCTTAATTCGTGTCAAGTCAGGAGACGTTGAGCAAAAGCTTTACGCCAATGCGGCCATTAAGCGTGGCGACATGGACCAAGTCTTCAAGGGCTTGGATGTACTTGGAAAAACGCCGTGGAGGGTCAACAATCCTGTTCTCGACGTGATGGTCGAGGCTTGGAACAGTGGTGATGCCATCGCCAACATGCCAGAGCTCACACCCGACCTTGAAATGCCACCAGAACCCACAAACTCAGACCCTCTCCTTCGCCGGGCTTGGATTCGAAAGGTCAAGCAGGTCGAGAACGAGCGCGGTGCCCTTCATTCACAACGATGCTACATGAACTTGCAATTAGAGATCGCTCGCGCGTTCCGCAAGCAAGTCATTTACTTCCCTCACAACATGGACTATCGCGGCCGTGCTTATCCTATCCCGACATACCTGAACCACATGGGCGCTGATCACACACGTGCTCTCCTGAAATTCGCCGAGGGGAAGAGACTTGGTCGGCAAGGTCTTCGATGGCTCAAAATCCACCTTGCTAATCTGTACGGCTTCGACAAGGCTTCGTTCGACGAGAGAGAGGCATTCGCCACCGACAACCTTGACAACATTAGAGAGAGTGCCGAGAACCCGCTGAATGGTAGCCGGTGGTGGTTGAAGGCTGAAGATCCTTGGCAGTGTCTGGCTACTTGTTTCGAGTTGAAGGCTGCCTATGATCTCCCTGATCCTACCGACTTTGTCTCCAACCTACCAGTGCATCAAGACGGCACCTGCAACGGTCTACAGCATTACGCAGCCCTTGGTGGTGATACCTGGGGTGCGCAACAGGTCAATCTCATGCCTAGTGACCGACCTGCCGATGTATACTCGGCTGTCGCCAACCTCGTCAAGGAGTCGATCGAGAAAGACGCCAACGCAGGCAGCCAGCTTGGAAAGAACTGTCTGGGTAAAATCACCAGAAAGGTAGTGAAGCAAACTGTCATGACCAACGTCTATGGTGTCACATTTGCTGGTGCTAAGCAACAAGTTTGCAAGCAGTTGGATGCCCTTTACCCAGAGATGTACAAAGAAACTGGCATTCCCAATCTTGTGACTGCTACGTATATTGCACAGCATATCTTTAGTGCTCTTGGAACCATGTTCCGAGGTGCTCATGATATTCAATACTGGCTTGGTGAGATTGGCGCGCGTGTCTGCAGGGCCCTGACACCAGCCCAGCTCGATCAGTTacaagaggagaaagatAGCAAGCCTGCTCCGAAGAAGACTGCTGCGGGCAAGAGCAAGGACTTGGATGAGTTGACCTCACAGTTCCGATCTACAGTGGTGTGGACTACGCCCTTGAGAATGCCTGTTGTGCAGCCTTACCGAAAGGCCATCACCAGAGAGATCCGCACTTGTCTGCAGTCTATCAGTTATCCTACACAGGGTCAGACAGAGCCCGTGGATCGCAGAAAGCAACTTCAAGGATTCCCCCCTAATTTCATCCATTCACTGGATGCCAGCCACATGCTTCTCTCAGCCCTCAAGTGTGACGAGCTCGGCTTGAAGTTCGCTGCCGTTCACGATTCCTTCTGGACTCATGCCGCGGATGTGGACATTCTTAGCGGAGTTTTGCGTGACGCTTTTATCCGAATCCACGAGGAGGACGTCGTCGGACGATTGGCGACCGAGTTCGAAGCTCGATACAGGGGCTCGTTATATCTGGCTAACATCCCTAATTCGAGCCCTGCCGCCATCAAGATCAAAGAATTCCGCAAGACGAGCAAGCTTACTCAAAGGGAAGAAGTGTTACTAGAACACAAACGCAACAGTCTCCTCCGGTCAGGCAATCCCTGGGACATTGAGGCAGCAAACAAGATCATTACGCCTGCCTCCATCGTTGAGTCGATGCCAGCCTCACAGGAGGAGGACCCTGAGATCAAGCAGGAGACGGAGGACATTGGCGGCCTCGGAGACATTCCTGAATCGGAAGGTAACCTCTCGTCGGCAGTTCAGGAGGCCGTAAAGAGTATGGAACCCGCGGAGGACAAGATTGCTGAGATGAGCAACAAGTTGCTTGAGCGTCTTAAGCATACCAGTTTCGAGACCAAAGTTATCCAACCCAAGAAGGAATCCAAGCAAAACTGGAAGAAGGTCACGCATTTCTGGCGTCCGCTGACCTTCCCCGAACTCCCCAAAAAG GGTGATTTCGACGTGAAGCAGCTGCGAGAAAGTCAGTATTTCTTCTCCTGA
- a CDS encoding hypothetical protein (BUSCO:EOG09263JFQ), giving the protein MASFASQTYTPTEEAEIQQWLTTSERLKSPEDKSTILETLNNHLSSRSTLLGSKPSKADVAIYETLAPIVAKWSPEERTGEKGHPHIVRHVDFVQNSPLFGLDVKDENKVQVDRDNVLYVKPPVDAKAEKEKKKKEAAAATASGAGEASLVDRTKEKVKEVVETAKEKIATDKPKKEKKEKAPKQKAAPAPAAPLSPALIDLRVGHILKAINHPDADSLYVSTIAVGDKPGNEDYVEYEGQVCRTVCSGLNGLIPLESMQGRKVVVVCNLKPVKMRGIKSCAMVLAASPKIKEGEVDDHKGPVELVTPPEGAKAGDRVWFEGWEGSPEGVLNPKKKIWETFQPGFTTTDGLEVAFDAGVVEQLGKTGRGRLVTESGGVCTVPSLKDAVVR; this is encoded by the coding sequence ATGGCATCTTTCGCCTCCCAGACCTACACTCCCACCGAGGAGGCCGAGATCCAGCAATGGCTCACCACCTCCGAGCGTCTCAAGTCCCCCGAGGACAAGTCCACCATCCTCGAGACCCTCAACAACCACCTCTCCAGCCGCTCCACCCTCCTCGGCAGCAAGCCCTCCAAGGCCGACGTCGCCATCTACGAGACCCTCGCCCCCATCGTCGCCAAGTGGTCTCCCGAGGAGCGAACCGGCGAGAAGGGACATCCTCACATCGTCCGCCACGTCGACTTTGTCCAGAACTCTCCCCTGTTCGGCCtcgatgtcaaggatgagaacaagGTCCAGGTTGATCGTGATAACGTTCTCTACGTGAAGCCTCCCGTTGACGccaaggccgagaaggagaagaagaagaaggaggctgctgctgctaccgcTAGTGGTGCTGGTGAGGCCTCGCTTGTTGATCGTACCaaggagaaggtcaaggaggttgttgagacggccaaggagaagattgcTACCGATAAGcctaagaaggagaagaaggagaaggctcCCAAGCAAAAGGCTGCTCCCGCCCCTGCTGCTCCTCTATCCCCTGCTCTCATTGACCTCCGAGTCGGTCACattctcaaggccatcaaccACCCCGACGCCGACTCCCTCTACGTCTCCACCATCGCTGTCGGCGACAAGCCCGGCAACGAGGACTACGTCGAGTACGAGGGTCAAGTCTGCCGCACCGTCTGCTCCGGTCTCAACGGCCTCATCCCTCTCGAGTCCATGCAGGGCCGCAAGGTCGTCGTGGTCTGCAACCTCAAGCCCGTCAAGATGCGCGGCATCAAGTCCTGCGCCATGGTCCTCGCCGCCTctcccaagatcaaggagggTGAGGTCGACGACCACAAGGGCCCCGTTGAGCTCGTCACTCCCCCCGAGGGTGCCAAGGCCGGTGACCGTGTTTGGTTCGAGGGCTGGGAGGGTAGCCCTGAGGGTGTGCTCaaccccaagaagaagatctggGAGACTTTCCAGCCTGGTTTCACTACCACcgatggtcttgaggttgCTTTTGATGCGGGTGTTGTTGAGCAGCTTGGAAAGACTGGCCGTGGACGTCTTGTTACTGAGAGTGGTGGTGTCTGCACTGTCCCCAGCCTCAAGGATGCTGTTGTGCGATAA